A genomic window from Euryarchaeota archaeon includes:
- a CDS encoding PKD domain-containing protein, translating to MPRQSAQRPSNILAVAGTRPIHYALVMLAVVSILLPWTASAGSPGNPEVVDPSGDEFDPIQNQHVDAPNSDVLSGWFEERGDDRFEVHFRLQDINGAFRDGTNSQVWNFYWDEPGGRSWRVSVFRDSTGANPPFATLDSPGDTAINVLAAPTLDQSKNEIAVTVPRSFSIAIPNGTATETAVVWEDGTTFVNPLVRNQDGLGSSGCSPCNEVDTTAPGSSFTFKSNLSYNRHVTVRPTSAIVAAEPGRDTTISFTASSPPGIAIDLTTDLLAKLSIDGWRIDGNSLGLSVLPGKTSSLAFTVHVPASAKPGEMGLLTIDGGDVPVSVLVVVGKDEAEKVKALQLGPDFSSTPAASTLHLVGVTVNSASEPVVPGDLVRDAPKGTNEQLIARTFASTDAILPFGTWRTLPLENDLTLSGPLELAVDVDWTNTQGTTLLALVGPDPLPLDWDGITAPAGTVKLVGTAQAATNARAFLKASGTADDFSLARGDALSVAIFVAQSQGTGSVQLHIFTLVSDSRLNFTYLDKTLAPIEGVALPGGKNAIYLTGSPAPLGLMTYGNVTGLAVGPSGETVLSVGSSPRAAVVGDSSKKPASDTTSDSFLRSDATGTTKKIAFDIGDDVQSVNVRLSGQHAAVRTRDTNIDLEVYRLGGTNRTIVKASRANGPEENVTVSRADLEKFGRGPYEADVILKAVGPTSISPTVTFDITVTKGFSEHVPDALVENWLLWDYSGEPAGNYSISARRGASPAVASAPFLLTSIGPTLPPVAGFVFSPILPAVGDSVNFADVSADPDGRIVSWSWDFGDGAKSDQVTPTHTYAAAGNYPVVLVVTDDFGAVSSASVREVTIVASQTGLPTDGIPSQGTLGIYKDLYAKGLTHVEAYTDAWLGSEISGAPGREYLPGRGVQAYVHGTSLNAAVVTTWNGGTLSLTNLLGGVLGFDRGEGLQSLGEARVRSLPPKNVTVNGGPQELQGFSAAPQHHDDANDGLLMVELSHLRGTLNAKRTLTFLEGTLHGDVRNVIRSSPGDTLNLTTETVITAPSGSWLAHASGATVHTLRLVDGEAVSVTFDAGNGWFAVYRPTDVSVAGVVFSGDARSATATLSGALLRIRTDYEAVGSLLSAQYILAYDVADTDATRYAGVMEIAHQDEEEIGTAVLADDRAAAVGWAGARSTMEAGVASGLAADWTALNGFPMEWDLRVEAPSTQGGEAVRLILPAHVLADGSVAFTIDGAELSLSKIAAMSDDVTLVALAPIDHFSVRSVQVRSVVPGLAPIFLWATLGLGAIVSAEALVLARQALGGGAAARGTERFGAGTQSAAVRRALGYAPDDEGPSGSGETREVKGIIAGDRERMTSDRLPSGAQSDAVRKALGMDAETQAAKAALLAKLAGPAAPSGPKGPDLRPAEAKCSRCGQPVAFAKDAGSATCAACGAMNTRRET from the coding sequence ATGCCAAGACAAAGCGCCCAACGACCATCGAACATCCTTGCGGTTGCCGGTACGCGGCCGATCCATTACGCGCTTGTCATGCTCGCCGTTGTCTCGATTCTACTCCCTTGGACTGCTTCGGCGGGATCACCCGGCAATCCTGAGGTGGTTGACCCCTCTGGCGATGAATTCGACCCGATCCAGAACCAACACGTGGACGCGCCGAACTCCGACGTGTTGAGCGGCTGGTTCGAGGAAAGGGGCGACGACCGTTTCGAGGTCCACTTCCGGCTGCAGGACATCAACGGGGCGTTCAGGGATGGGACGAACTCGCAGGTGTGGAACTTCTACTGGGACGAGCCGGGCGGGCGCTCGTGGCGCGTTTCCGTGTTTCGCGACAGTACCGGCGCCAATCCACCCTTCGCAACACTGGATTCACCCGGCGACACCGCGATCAACGTGCTGGCCGCGCCAACGCTTGACCAATCCAAGAACGAGATCGCGGTGACGGTCCCACGAAGCTTCAGCATCGCGATTCCGAATGGAACGGCGACCGAAACGGCAGTAGTCTGGGAAGACGGCACCACGTTCGTGAACCCGTTGGTGAGAAACCAAGACGGCCTTGGGTCCAGCGGCTGCAGCCCCTGTAACGAGGTGGACACGACGGCCCCTGGGTCGAGTTTCACGTTCAAGTCGAACCTCTCCTACAACCGCCACGTCACCGTCCGGCCCACCTCAGCAATCGTCGCCGCCGAGCCCGGCCGGGACACGACTATCTCCTTCACTGCCTCTTCGCCTCCCGGTATTGCGATCGACCTCACGACCGATCTACTTGCGAAACTGAGCATCGACGGCTGGCGTATCGACGGCAACTCGCTCGGTCTCAGCGTCCTTCCCGGGAAAACATCCTCCCTTGCCTTCACGGTGCATGTCCCGGCGTCGGCGAAGCCCGGCGAAATGGGATTGCTGACCATCGATGGCGGGGACGTGCCCGTGAGCGTCCTTGTCGTCGTCGGAAAAGACGAGGCGGAGAAGGTGAAAGCGCTCCAACTCGGTCCGGACTTCTCAAGCACGCCCGCCGCGTCCACTCTTCATCTCGTAGGCGTCACGGTGAATAGCGCCTCGGAACCCGTCGTCCCGGGCGATCTCGTGCGGGACGCGCCGAAGGGCACGAATGAGCAGTTGATCGCACGCACGTTCGCGTCGACGGACGCGATCCTTCCCTTCGGGACGTGGCGCACACTCCCACTGGAGAACGATCTCACGCTGTCGGGACCGCTCGAACTGGCGGTGGACGTGGATTGGACGAACACGCAAGGCACGACACTTCTCGCACTTGTCGGTCCCGACCCGCTTCCTCTTGACTGGGACGGGATCACGGCGCCCGCCGGTACCGTGAAACTCGTCGGCACGGCCCAGGCGGCGACGAACGCGCGAGCGTTTCTCAAGGCGAGCGGGACGGCCGACGACTTTTCGCTCGCAAGGGGTGATGCGCTTTCCGTCGCAATCTTCGTGGCGCAATCCCAAGGCACGGGAAGCGTCCAACTCCACATCTTCACGCTGGTCTCGGATTCGCGTCTCAATTTCACATACCTCGATAAGACGCTGGCACCCATCGAAGGCGTCGCGCTTCCCGGCGGGAAGAACGCCATCTATCTTACGGGCTCCCCGGCGCCGTTGGGGCTTATGACGTACGGCAACGTGACGGGACTCGCGGTCGGGCCAAGTGGCGAGACCGTGCTTTCCGTGGGTTCGTCGCCGAGAGCCGCCGTCGTAGGCGATTCCTCTAAGAAGCCTGCGAGCGACACGACGAGCGATTCGTTCCTTCGAAGCGACGCGACGGGAACCACGAAGAAGATCGCTTTCGACATAGGCGACGACGTGCAATCGGTGAACGTGAGACTCTCCGGCCAACACGCCGCGGTGAGGACGCGCGACACCAATATCGACCTCGAAGTGTACCGGTTGGGCGGCACCAACCGCACCATCGTGAAAGCGTCCCGGGCCAACGGACCCGAGGAGAACGTCACGGTGTCGAGGGCGGATCTCGAAAAGTTCGGGCGTGGCCCCTACGAGGCGGACGTGATCCTCAAAGCCGTCGGGCCAACGAGCATCTCGCCCACGGTGACGTTCGACATCACCGTCACGAAAGGGTTCTCCGAGCATGTCCCGGACGCCCTCGTCGAGAACTGGCTTCTTTGGGATTACTCGGGAGAGCCCGCCGGAAACTACAGCATTTCGGCACGGCGCGGCGCTTCGCCTGCCGTCGCTTCGGCGCCGTTCCTTCTCACTTCAATCGGCCCGACCCTTCCCCCCGTGGCCGGATTCGTTTTCTCGCCCATCCTTCCCGCCGTGGGCGACAGCGTGAACTTCGCCGACGTGTCGGCGGATCCCGATGGCCGCATCGTCTCGTGGTCGTGGGATTTTGGGGACGGCGCGAAAAGCGACCAGGTGACGCCGACGCACACGTACGCAGCAGCGGGGAACTACCCTGTAGTCCTCGTTGTCACCGACGACTTCGGGGCCGTGTCTTCGGCGTCGGTCCGCGAAGTCACCATCGTCGCCTCCCAGACCGGCCTGCCGACGGACGGCATCCCGAGCCAGGGGACGCTCGGCATCTACAAGGATCTCTACGCGAAGGGTCTCACCCATGTCGAGGCATACACGGACGCATGGCTCGGTAGCGAGATCTCAGGCGCGCCAGGAAGGGAATACCTTCCGGGGCGAGGGGTTCAAGCCTACGTCCATGGTACTTCCTTGAACGCCGCGGTCGTCACCACCTGGAACGGCGGAACGCTCTCGCTCACCAATCTCTTGGGCGGCGTCTTGGGCTTCGATCGCGGCGAGGGCCTGCAATCGCTCGGGGAGGCGCGCGTGCGTTCGCTTCCCCCGAAGAACGTCACCGTGAACGGTGGGCCACAGGAACTCCAGGGGTTTTCCGCCGCTCCCCAGCATCACGACGACGCGAACGACGGGCTCTTGATGGTCGAACTTTCGCACCTGCGTGGCACCTTGAACGCGAAGCGTACGCTCACTTTCCTTGAAGGCACGCTCCACGGAGACGTTAGAAACGTCATCCGTTCCTCGCCCGGCGACACCCTGAACCTCACGACGGAGACCGTCATCACGGCTCCGTCAGGCTCGTGGCTCGCACACGCATCGGGAGCGACCGTACACACCTTGCGGCTCGTCGACGGCGAGGCTGTGAGCGTCACGTTCGACGCCGGGAACGGTTGGTTCGCGGTGTATAGGCCGACCGACGTTTCCGTCGCCGGCGTCGTCTTCTCTGGCGATGCTAGGTCGGCGACGGCGACGCTGTCAGGAGCGCTTCTCAGGATACGGACCGACTACGAAGCCGTCGGATCGCTTCTGTCCGCCCAGTACATCCTCGCTTACGACGTGGCCGACACGGACGCGACGCGCTACGCCGGGGTGATGGAGATCGCTCACCAGGACGAAGAAGAGATCGGGACCGCGGTCCTTGCAGACGACCGCGCCGCGGCCGTAGGCTGGGCGGGGGCCCGTTCCACGATGGAGGCGGGTGTGGCCTCGGGGCTTGCCGCGGATTGGACCGCCTTGAACGGGTTCCCGATGGAATGGGACCTCCGGGTCGAGGCCCCTTCGACGCAAGGCGGAGAGGCCGTGCGTCTCATACTTCCGGCCCACGTGCTCGCGGACGGTTCCGTGGCTTTCACCATCGACGGCGCCGAGTTGTCGCTTTCGAAGATCGCGGCGATGAGCGACGACGTGACGCTTGTCGCGCTGGCGCCGATCGACCATTTCAGCGTCCGTAGCGTACAGGTCCGAAGCGTCGTGCCGGGCCTCGCGCCCATCTTCCTGTGGGCGACGTTGGGCCTTGGCGCGATCGTGAGCGCCGAAGCGCTGGTCCTGGCCCGACAGGCACTTGGCGGTGGCGCCGCGGCGCGCGGCACGGAACGGTTCGGCGCCGGCACTCAAAGCGCGGCGGTGAGGCGGGCGCTCGGATACGCGCCCGACGACGAGGGACCATCCGGTTCCGGCGAGACGCGCGAGGTGAAAGGCATCATCGCGGGGGACCGGGAACGAATGACTAGCGACCGGTTGCCGTCGGGCGCTCAAAGCGACGCCGTGCGAAAGGCGCTTGGGATGGACGCGGAGACACAGGCCGCGAAGGCAGCGCTCCTTGCGAAGCTCGCGGGGCCCGCGGCACCCTCGGGACCCAAGGGGCCAGACCTTCGACCGGCGGAAGCGAAATGCTCTCGTTGCGGTCAACCCGTCGCCTTCGCCAAGGACGCTGGGTCCGCAACGTGCGCCGCCTGCGGCGCGATGAACACGAGGCGAGAGACATGA